The following are encoded together in the Candidatus Tumulicola sp. genome:
- a CDS encoding alpha/beta hydrolase, producing the protein MRKNSSVLRFVPFALALAVFFLAIWIAIPGPILPLFILTVAGTELWPVLTVFSAIVLFLALRSRDATRPAAVIISLAAMLCSLDPPIAYLLRGPHVPLAAFLSPSGSASESTAKPGAPTVLDIYGGAWEHGSPRHDAQFDAIIESWGYRVIALDYPHAPGARWPAQREAILHEIDTLPAGRIAVLGHSSGAQLAIIAAALRPHRISAAITYESPVDLRIAYEQPSQPDVIDIRHVLLDLCGGTPEQQPACYRSASPRYIVHSGMPPILMIAGARDHIASVRGERYLRDTLRSDGVSVTYIELPWADHAFEEVPTGFHDRIALWYVRTFLNRTLGHP; encoded by the coding sequence ATGCGCAAAAATTCGAGCGTGCTTCGCTTCGTGCCGTTTGCGCTCGCGTTAGCCGTATTTTTCCTGGCAATTTGGATCGCGATTCCAGGCCCGATCCTCCCGTTATTCATTCTGACGGTCGCGGGCACCGAGTTGTGGCCGGTCTTGACCGTCTTCAGCGCGATCGTCCTGTTCTTGGCGCTACGATCACGTGACGCGACGCGACCGGCAGCGGTCATCATATCGCTTGCGGCAATGTTGTGTAGCCTCGACCCTCCGATCGCGTATCTGCTCAGGGGACCGCACGTTCCGTTGGCAGCGTTTCTCTCGCCATCCGGTAGCGCGAGTGAATCCACCGCTAAGCCGGGAGCACCGACCGTGCTCGACATCTACGGAGGCGCGTGGGAACATGGTTCGCCGCGGCACGACGCACAGTTCGACGCGATTATCGAATCCTGGGGCTATCGGGTCATTGCGCTCGATTATCCGCACGCGCCTGGCGCGCGATGGCCGGCGCAACGCGAAGCGATTCTTCACGAGATCGATACACTGCCGGCGGGACGCATCGCGGTGCTCGGACATTCGTCCGGCGCGCAGTTAGCGATCATAGCGGCGGCTCTGCGCCCGCATCGCATCAGCGCCGCAATCACGTATGAAAGCCCGGTGGATCTTCGGATCGCGTACGAGCAACCGTCCCAGCCGGATGTGATCGACATCCGCCACGTTCTACTCGATCTGTGCGGAGGAACTCCGGAGCAACAGCCCGCGTGTTATCGCAGTGCGTCGCCGCGATATATCGTGCATTCGGGTATGCCGCCAATCCTCATGATCGCGGGTGCGCGAGATCACATCGCCTCCGTTCGCGGCGAGCGCTACTTGCGCGACACATTGCGGAGCGATGGCGTCAGCGTCACCTATATCGAGCTGCCGTGGGCCGATCACGCCTTCGAAGAAGTTCCCACCGGCTTTCACGACCGCATCGCGCTGTGGTACGTTCGAACGTTCCTCAATCGCACGTTAGGACACCCCTAA
- a CDS encoding redoxin family protein produces MNLLLSVVLLAQSAFAPLVGASQWIGPRPPAASYAGKVVVVDVFTFDCINCKHVVPALRSLRARYSANDLLLVGIHTPEMPSEHVRANVVQALGAQQISWPVAIDNDQKLWNAYGVQY; encoded by the coding sequence ATGAACCTTTTGCTTTCCGTCGTTCTGCTGGCGCAAAGCGCCTTCGCTCCGCTGGTCGGCGCCTCGCAGTGGATCGGTCCGCGGCCGCCCGCCGCCTCGTACGCCGGGAAAGTCGTCGTTGTCGACGTCTTCACGTTCGATTGTATTAACTGCAAGCACGTCGTTCCGGCACTGCGTTCGCTGCGCGCGCGCTACTCCGCGAACGATCTGCTCCTTGTGGGTATTCATACTCCGGAGATGCCGTCCGAACACGTACGGGCGAATGTTGTTCAGGCACTCGGGGCGCAACAGATCTCGTGGCCGGTTGCGATCGACAACGACCAGAAGCTGTGGAATGCGTACGGCGTTCAGTATTGA
- a CDS encoding Fic family protein, which yields MSLESPQRIEPASLESIPPQVADLVAAISARSSHLAGSLHPRTAASLAQLVRIMNAYYSNLIEGHNTKPAEIVKALAGDLDADEARRKLQLEAAAHVRVQARIDQLASDGSLPNPTSLDFIRWLHAEFYREQPIEMLDVRGRDGRYVMKPGKFRSESAQDVAVGRHQPPSGPYVENFMRYFTERYRLDGAGMATFILAIPAAHHRFNYIHPFPDGNGRVSRLMSHAMAYPANIAAHGLWSISRGLARGLGDRSQYNRMMDFADSPRENDLDGRGNLSLRALTEFTIWFLEVSLDQLTFMTGLFELDSLANRLRLWAERDARFKPETGRLLEEAAIRGEFERGDTPRITGLPERTARRVLNEAIAAGLLGSDTPKGPVSLRFPAHDAEMMFPRLFLHPD from the coding sequence GTGAGCCTCGAAAGCCCGCAACGCATCGAGCCGGCCTCTCTCGAATCGATCCCACCGCAGGTCGCCGACTTGGTTGCGGCGATCTCGGCACGTTCGTCGCATCTGGCTGGATCGCTCCACCCTAGAACGGCCGCAAGTCTAGCGCAACTCGTCCGAATTATGAACGCGTATTACAGCAACCTTATCGAGGGACATAATACCAAACCAGCCGAGATCGTGAAGGCCTTGGCCGGAGACCTGGATGCCGATGAAGCGCGTCGGAAGCTTCAGCTCGAAGCCGCGGCCCACGTTCGAGTGCAGGCTCGCATTGACCAACTCGCCTCTGACGGATCGTTACCGAATCCCACCTCGCTGGATTTTATCCGTTGGCTTCACGCCGAGTTCTATCGTGAACAGCCGATCGAAATGCTGGACGTTCGTGGGCGTGACGGTCGATATGTAATGAAACCGGGCAAGTTTCGAAGCGAATCGGCCCAAGACGTTGCGGTCGGGCGTCATCAGCCACCGTCGGGTCCGTACGTCGAGAATTTCATGCGCTATTTTACTGAGAGGTATCGCCTAGACGGCGCCGGTATGGCGACGTTCATTTTAGCAATTCCCGCCGCGCATCATCGATTTAATTACATTCACCCGTTCCCGGACGGTAACGGGCGTGTGAGCCGTCTCATGAGTCACGCAATGGCGTACCCCGCGAACATAGCGGCGCACGGGCTATGGTCCATTTCAAGGGGATTAGCACGGGGGCTTGGGGATCGGTCACAATACAACCGCATGATGGATTTTGCCGACTCCCCACGAGAAAACGATCTGGATGGCAGAGGCAATCTCTCGCTTCGCGCTTTGACGGAATTTACGATTTGGTTTTTGGAAGTGAGCCTCGATCAACTGACGTTCATGACCGGACTGTTCGAACTCGACAGCTTAGCGAATCGCCTTCGCTTGTGGGCAGAGCGAGATGCGCGCTTCAAACCTGAAACGGGTCGATTGCTCGAGGAAGCCGCGATACGCGGCGAATTCGAGCGTGGCGACACGCCGCGAATCACGGGGCTCCCCGAAAGAACGGCTCGACGCGTCCTTAACGAGGCTATCGCCGCCGGCCTACTCGGCTCGGACACTCCGAAAGGCCCCGTATCGCTACGATTCCCGGCGCACGATGCCGAGATGATGTTTCCTCGACTATTTTTGCATCCAGATTAG
- a CDS encoding YecA family protein, with the protein MSQRHVIDMQDRAPRSAALERLQKTPRIWEFFSQIVRAATAAPQPDLVSPIPCRRRPSRRPCPGTIAVHRDQDREPMILWTCTACGDGGSIVGFEGMANDLGAQSTATDTARKRRKLRVDPQEYGSWISGDLLSYGPGELRAMYSAAYKSGSITISASEDELTMLLEALAADINRESRPSRRRNLEWIYDELERHEAGSRRPQRTAATSRSASPVEPDSAYAHGFFSAVVSGPMTMPSAWLPRFLSVKSQSLEALNAAAQIVMSAHNEVAQQLLEQRDSFDEVTLRLATSDETDDELINWQQGFCQAMDLNPDGWNEFLNDPSRKELLAPLGIIAQLSSDPKRREWLADKALRESIGRSVGIMTVRIWESYRNVPPV; encoded by the coding sequence ATGTCGCAGAGACACGTCATCGACATGCAAGACCGAGCGCCCCGCTCGGCCGCGCTCGAACGCTTGCAAAAGACGCCGCGCATTTGGGAGTTTTTCTCCCAGATCGTTCGCGCCGCCACGGCCGCACCGCAACCGGATTTGGTTAGCCCGATTCCGTGCCGTCGCAGGCCCTCGCGTCGGCCGTGCCCCGGCACTATTGCCGTACATCGCGACCAGGATCGCGAGCCGATGATCCTTTGGACGTGCACTGCGTGCGGCGACGGTGGAAGCATCGTAGGCTTCGAGGGGATGGCGAACGACCTCGGCGCCCAAAGCACAGCCACCGACACGGCACGCAAGCGCCGAAAGCTTCGAGTCGACCCGCAGGAATACGGGTCTTGGATTTCTGGCGACCTCCTTTCGTACGGGCCGGGCGAACTGCGCGCGATGTATTCGGCCGCGTACAAAAGCGGGAGTATCACCATCTCGGCTTCCGAAGACGAACTAACCATGCTTCTCGAAGCGTTGGCGGCCGACATCAACCGTGAAAGCCGTCCGAGCCGGCGGCGTAATCTCGAATGGATCTACGACGAGCTCGAACGTCACGAGGCCGGCAGCAGGCGCCCGCAACGAACTGCGGCGACGTCGCGCTCCGCGTCGCCCGTCGAACCCGATTCGGCCTACGCCCACGGTTTTTTTTCAGCGGTCGTGTCTGGTCCGATGACGATGCCGTCGGCATGGTTGCCGCGTTTTCTTTCCGTAAAAAGCCAATCGCTCGAAGCGTTGAACGCCGCCGCGCAAATCGTGATGAGCGCCCACAACGAGGTCGCACAGCAACTGCTGGAGCAACGCGATTCCTTCGACGAAGTAACGCTTCGACTCGCCACCAGCGATGAGACGGACGATGAGCTGATCAACTGGCAGCAAGGCTTTTGCCAAGCGATGGACCTCAACCCGGACGGCTGGAACGAGTTTCTGAACGACCCATCGCGCAAAGAACTGCTGGCACCACTCGGGATCATCGCGCAGCTTTCGAGCGACCCCAAACGGCGCGAATGGCTTGCCGATAAAGCGTTGCGCGAGAGCATCGGACGCTCCGTCGGCATCATGACCGTCCGCATCTGGGAATCCTACCGCAACGTTCCGCCAGTCTGA
- a CDS encoding DUF4336 domain-containing protein — protein MHALGYRFANVFRVDALQRFGDDIWIADGPTVHFFGAPLPTRMVVVKLGDGSLWVDSPVVATAEQVGKLAQIGPVAHLASPTRLHDWRLDAWAEFFPHAQVWKAAMLDDEPPPAWKGQIDQTRFRGSAVLSEVEFFHRRSRTLVVADFAQNFRLEPKHPIRNALLRLGGVVDGGAPRDLRLSFFGAGRRAGRESVRTLLSWDFDKVVVAHGDCVDRDAKTFVERSFRWLGI, from the coding sequence ATGCACGCTTTAGGCTATCGATTCGCGAACGTGTTCCGAGTGGATGCATTGCAGCGATTTGGCGACGATATCTGGATCGCCGACGGGCCAACGGTGCACTTTTTCGGCGCACCGCTTCCAACCAGAATGGTGGTTGTGAAGCTCGGAGACGGGTCGCTCTGGGTCGATTCGCCCGTCGTAGCTACGGCGGAGCAGGTTGGCAAGCTCGCGCAAATAGGTCCGGTCGCGCATCTCGCCTCGCCGACGCGGCTGCACGACTGGCGTTTGGACGCGTGGGCCGAGTTCTTTCCGCATGCCCAGGTGTGGAAAGCCGCGATGCTCGATGACGAACCGCCGCCGGCTTGGAAAGGGCAGATCGACCAAACGCGTTTTCGCGGCAGCGCCGTCTTATCCGAAGTCGAATTTTTCCATCGCCGGTCGCGTACGCTCGTCGTGGCAGATTTCGCGCAGAACTTTCGGCTTGAGCCTAAGCATCCGATTCGGAACGCGCTCTTGCGTTTGGGTGGCGTCGTAGACGGAGGCGCGCCGCGCGACCTGCGCCTTTCGTTTTTCGGAGCGGGTCGCCGCGCGGGGCGCGAGTCGGTTCGAACCCTACTTTCGTGGGACTTCGACAAGGTCGTCGTCGCGCACGGTGACTGCGTCGATCGCGACGCCAAAACATTCGTCGAGCGATCGTTTCGCTGGCTCGGCATTTAA
- a CDS encoding sigma-70 family RNA polymerase sigma factor, whose product MPALEGDEALAAAFAAHEGWAFSEAYRRYAALLYSTAFRVLGDAEDAQDCIADTVTRLWRSRGAYSTTRGNLRSFLVVCVRNEALSCRRRETRAVRLVERLGSLPVEHDELQIADTIERDRVRSALLALPEAQRIPLELAYYEEKTHTEIAAELHEPLGTIKSRIKLGLRKVGSALASNAPLGNDRS is encoded by the coding sequence ATGCCTGCGCTGGAGGGAGATGAAGCTTTGGCGGCGGCGTTTGCGGCGCACGAGGGCTGGGCGTTTAGCGAGGCCTATCGGCGTTACGCGGCGCTGCTCTACTCGACTGCCTTCCGCGTTTTAGGCGACGCCGAGGACGCGCAAGACTGCATAGCCGATACCGTCACCAGATTGTGGCGATCGCGAGGCGCCTACTCGACGACGCGCGGCAATCTGCGAAGTTTTCTGGTCGTCTGCGTTCGCAATGAAGCGCTCTCGTGCCGCCGTCGCGAGACTCGCGCGGTTCGCTTGGTGGAGCGTCTTGGCTCCTTGCCCGTCGAGCACGATGAGTTGCAAATCGCCGATACGATCGAACGCGACCGGGTCCGCAGCGCACTGCTCGCGCTTCCGGAAGCGCAGCGCATCCCGCTCGAACTTGCGTACTACGAAGAAAAGACGCATACCGAGATCGCAGCAGAACTGCACGAACCGCTCGGGACGATCAAGAGCCGCATCAAGCTCGGCCTACGAAAAGTCGGCTCCGCATTGGCATCGAACGCGCCGTTAGGAAACGATCGCTCGTGA
- a CDS encoding zf-HC2 domain-containing protein yields the protein MKYDHIEDRAALYALGALSDDERAAVDAHVRECSVCAQAVGEAENDVALMVASEPQDEAPAALDARIGRLLEARPIESARSRSYRPSWPYLAAVAAALVLGLLPSTYLWSANRSMDGTMVAQSDAMGRIAAMPHLTAHFKPTGSSAPADVMYAPDGSWYVVVVRGASKPLSVAWMHDGKQTMLGSAVPKGNVSMLYLPKSHRMDKLALMDGDRVVGEAALSWQS from the coding sequence GTGAAGTACGATCACATCGAGGATCGCGCGGCGCTGTATGCGCTCGGAGCACTCTCGGACGACGAGCGGGCTGCAGTAGACGCGCACGTTCGCGAGTGTTCCGTTTGCGCGCAGGCAGTCGGTGAGGCCGAGAACGACGTCGCGCTGATGGTTGCGTCCGAGCCGCAAGATGAAGCGCCGGCGGCCCTCGACGCCCGCATCGGTCGCCTGTTGGAAGCGCGGCCGATCGAATCGGCGCGTAGCCGTTCTTACCGCCCGTCCTGGCCGTATCTCGCGGCGGTTGCCGCAGCGCTGGTGTTGGGGCTGTTGCCCTCAACGTATCTTTGGTCGGCGAACCGCTCGATGGATGGCACGATGGTCGCGCAAAGCGACGCGATGGGCCGTATTGCTGCCATGCCGCATCTCACGGCGCACTTCAAGCCGACGGGCTCGAGCGCTCCCGCGGATGTGATGTACGCGCCCGACGGCTCGTGGTACGTGGTTGTCGTACGTGGAGCTTCGAAGCCGCTTTCGGTTGCGTGGATGCACGACGGTAAGCAAACGATGCTGGGATCCGCCGTTCCCAAAGGCAACGTCTCGATGCTCTATCTTCCCAAGAGCCACCGCATGGATAAGCTCGCGCTCATGGATGGCGACCGCGTCGTTGGTGAAGCGGCGCTCTCATGGCAGAGCTAA
- a CDS encoding Dam family site-specific DNA-(adenine-N6)-methyltransferase gives MIRLPLEGVAVGDLGPPLKWAGGKRWLVPRLRELLSAVDFERLVEPFVGGLAVALGLRPHKALLRDANPHLINFYKWLKRGLDLTGLGIQLTNDTSIFYQNRERFNALARSGKIECAEAAALFYYLNRTAFNGLCRFNRRGEFNVPFGRYSTIAYRTDFREYKNAFSNFTFETGDFQDMAPSGGDLVYADPPYDVQFTSYSANGFSWEDQVRLAKWLSGLSVPVLASNQATDRVLDLYQRLGFSIETLNAPRRISCTGDRSEALEILAHIRLR, from the coding sequence ATGATTAGACTGCCGCTTGAAGGTGTTGCCGTCGGCGACTTGGGACCGCCACTGAAATGGGCCGGCGGAAAGCGCTGGCTCGTTCCTCGGCTTAGGGAACTCCTATCGGCCGTCGACTTCGAGCGACTCGTTGAACCATTCGTCGGCGGGTTGGCCGTTGCGTTAGGCTTGCGACCACATAAGGCACTTCTCCGCGACGCGAATCCACACCTAATCAACTTCTACAAGTGGCTGAAGCGTGGCTTAGATTTGACGGGACTAGGTATCCAGCTTACGAACGATACGTCAATATTTTACCAGAATCGCGAACGTTTTAATGCGCTCGCGCGCTCAGGCAAAATAGAATGCGCGGAGGCAGCCGCGCTCTTCTACTATCTCAATCGAACCGCTTTCAACGGCCTTTGTAGGTTTAACCGCCGCGGCGAATTCAATGTGCCATTCGGCCGTTACTCAACCATAGCATATCGCACTGACTTTCGAGAATATAAGAACGCTTTCTCGAATTTTACGTTCGAAACCGGAGACTTTCAAGATATGGCGCCATCTGGAGGGGACCTAGTTTACGCGGATCCGCCGTACGATGTACAGTTCACCTCCTACTCGGCCAACGGCTTCTCATGGGAAGACCAGGTAAGGCTCGCCAAGTGGCTGTCTGGGTTATCCGTGCCCGTGCTAGCATCAAATCAGGCAACCGATCGCGTCCTTGACTTATATCAACGCCTTGGTTTCTCAATCGAAACGCTCAATGCGCCGCGGCGAATTAGTTGCACTGGCGATCGGTCCGAGGCGCTCGAAATACTTGCTCATATCAGACTTCGTTGA
- a CDS encoding site-specific DNA-methyltransferase, protein MRSKPAKDDVSPSWRSRDGSATLFRGESLKLLSALPDDSVDCVWTDPPYLLSNGGVTCVAGKMVKVDKGSWDRSKGLVADHDFNRTWIAECHRVLKPTGTMWVSGTLHVYLSVGMALLETGFRILNDIVWEKPAPPPNLGCRCFTHSTEIILWASKAKKGSADRYTFNYDEMKTLNGGRQMKNVWRLPVPTAAEKYFGKHPTQKPVGLVERCLLASTNEGDVVFDPFSGSGTTGVAAVRNKRKFIGFEQDKQFIKLAIRRLDDETAQQNQPRLIS, encoded by the coding sequence GTGCGCTCTAAACCCGCGAAGGACGACGTGTCGCCATCGTGGCGGTCTCGCGACGGCAGCGCCACGCTTTTCCGCGGCGAGTCCTTGAAGCTTCTTTCTGCCTTGCCCGATGACTCGGTCGACTGCGTTTGGACGGATCCTCCGTACCTACTCTCCAACGGCGGTGTCACATGCGTTGCTGGCAAGATGGTCAAGGTTGATAAGGGCAGTTGGGATCGCAGTAAAGGTCTTGTCGCGGACCACGATTTTAACAGAACTTGGATCGCGGAATGCCACAGAGTTTTGAAGCCGACCGGCACCATGTGGGTATCCGGCACCCTACACGTGTACCTTAGCGTGGGCATGGCGCTTCTGGAAACGGGGTTCCGCATTCTCAACGACATCGTTTGGGAAAAACCGGCGCCTCCTCCAAATCTTGGTTGCAGATGCTTCACGCATTCGACCGAGATAATTCTATGGGCCAGCAAAGCTAAGAAAGGGAGCGCCGACCGTTACACTTTCAACTACGACGAGATGAAGACGCTGAACGGAGGGCGACAGATGAAAAATGTCTGGCGTCTACCGGTACCGACCGCAGCCGAAAAATATTTCGGAAAACATCCCACGCAGAAGCCGGTCGGGTTGGTGGAGCGCTGCCTTCTTGCTTCCACTAATGAAGGGGACGTGGTCTTCGACCCCTTTAGCGGATCAGGAACAACTGGCGTCGCCGCAGTCCGCAACAAACGCAAATTTATCGGGTTCGAGCAGGACAAGCAGTTCATCAAACTTGCAATTAGACGACTAGATGACGAGACTGCTCAACAAAACCAGCCGCGGTTGATCAGCTGA
- a CDS encoding DpnII family type II restriction endonuclease: MANIDFYRKHFGITSVGAAFDKFVETLANYFDAKYYVDWSKVLSNAKRHEKSFQLLSELCGRGDVKVKAAELFFAHPETIEALPILIACRRGLSISDPLNVSAMMTYSFAPNGATDDEKRIEAEHYAEFLVHSGLIDVFAMIQNAADFAIGVEVGLDSNGRKNRGGNCGIQAIAPVVESLRQTIPGLVIRSEAGFAELERNGFRLPVRFDGIVWDLAFWKEDGKKLVVAEVNHYGTSGSKPPAIAREYTDRSEDLAAAAVGFVWITDGLGWLSMKNPLRLAFQNIDYIVNVELAKEGQLAAALLSLFEKNVEGNVTFS; the protein is encoded by the coding sequence TTGGCGAACATCGATTTCTATAGAAAACACTTCGGGATCACTTCCGTTGGCGCTGCTTTTGACAAGTTCGTCGAAACTTTAGCCAATTATTTCGACGCCAAGTACTACGTAGATTGGTCTAAGGTTCTTTCCAACGCAAAACGGCACGAAAAGTCATTCCAGCTGCTCAGTGAACTTTGTGGGAGGGGCGATGTAAAGGTCAAGGCTGCTGAACTATTTTTCGCGCACCCTGAGACAATCGAAGCTCTGCCAATTCTTATCGCATGTCGGCGAGGGCTTTCAATCTCAGATCCTTTAAACGTTTCAGCGATGATGACGTATAGCTTTGCACCTAATGGCGCCACCGATGACGAGAAAAGGATCGAAGCCGAACATTACGCGGAGTTCCTGGTTCATTCGGGACTAATAGACGTTTTTGCAATGATCCAAAATGCCGCGGATTTTGCGATCGGCGTAGAAGTAGGCCTAGACAGCAACGGCCGAAAGAACCGTGGGGGCAACTGCGGGATACAAGCTATCGCACCGGTAGTCGAATCGCTGCGCCAAACGATTCCGGGCCTTGTGATTCGCTCTGAAGCTGGATTCGCAGAACTCGAGAGAAATGGATTCCGATTGCCTGTCCGATTTGATGGCATCGTCTGGGATCTAGCATTCTGGAAAGAAGACGGTAAGAAACTCGTTGTCGCAGAGGTCAATCACTATGGAACGAGCGGATCGAAACCTCCCGCGATCGCACGCGAGTATACCGATCGAAGTGAAGATCTTGCTGCCGCGGCTGTAGGTTTCGTGTGGATCACCGACGGCCTTGGTTGGCTTAGCATGAAGAATCCCTTGAGATTAGCGTTTCAAAACATCGACTATATCGTTAATGTTGAACTGGCGAAAGAGGGTCAACTCGCTGCGGCCTTACTGTCGTTGTTCGAAAAAAACGTCGAGGGAAATGTAACTTTCTCCTAA